A part of Fundulus heteroclitus isolate FHET01 chromosome 23, MU-UCD_Fhet_4.1, whole genome shotgun sequence genomic DNA contains:
- the ctbp1 gene encoding C-terminal-binding protein 1 isoform X3, producing MHPRPLVALLDGRDCTVEMPILKDVATVAFCDAQSTQEIHEKVLNEAVAALLYHTITLSRDDLEKFKGLRVIVRIGSGFDNVDVKAAAELGIAVCNVPAASVEETADTSLCLILNLYRRVTWMHQALREGTRASSVEQIREVAGGAARIRGETLGIIGLGRVGQAVALRAKAFGFSIIFYDPYLPDGVERSLGLQRMATLQDLLIHSDCVSLHCSLNEHNHHLINDFTIKQMRQGAFLVNTSRGGLVDEKALAQALKEGRIRGAALDVHETEPFSFSTGPLKDAPNLICTPHTSWYSEQASVEAREEAAREVRRAITGRIPDSLKNCVNKEYLMAASQWPPMEAAPVHPELNGAAYRFPSALINVAAATGGLPGAGPGVESMVSGPLAHAIAPVSHPPHAPSPGQPTKAEGDRDIPSDQ from the exons ATGCACCCACGGCCCCTGGTGGCCCTGCTGGATGGGCGCGACTGCACTGTGGAGATGCCCATCCTCAAAGACGTGGCCACCGTGGCTTTCTGCGACGCCCAGTCCACGCAGGAGATACACGAGAAG gtgttAAACGAAGCCGTGGCTGCTCTGCTGTATCACACTATAACTTTATCCAGAGACGACTTGGAAAAGTTTAAAGGCCTACGAGTCATCGTCAGGATTGGCTCCGGCTTTGACAACGTCGACGTCAAAGCAGCTGCTGAGCTCG GCATCGCGGTGTGTAACGTGCCGGCGGCCTCGGTGGAAGAGACGGCCGACACGTCGCTATGTCTGATCCTCAACCTGTACAGGCGGGTCACCTGGATGCACCAAGCCCTGAGGGAGGGGACCCGCGCCTCCAGCGTGGAGCAGATCAGGGAGGTGGCTGGAGGCGCCGCTCGGATCCGGGGCGAAACGTTGGGCATCATCGGTCTAG GGCGCGTTGGCCAGGCTGTGGCCCTGCGGGCCAAGGCGTTTGGATTTAGCATAATCTTTTATGACCCGTACCTTCCCGACGGCGTCGAGCGCTCGCTGGGCCTCCAGCGAATGGCCACGCTGCAGGACCTGCTCATACACTCTGACTGCGTGTCCCTGCACTGCAGCCTCAACGAGCACAACCACCACCTCATTAACGACTTCACCATCAAACAG ATGCGTCAAGGAGCTTTTCTGGTGAACACATCAAGAGGCGGACTGGTGGATGAGAAAGCTCTGGCTCAGGCCCTGAAGGAGGGCCGGATACGGGGAGCCGCCCTGGACGTGCACGAGACAGAGCCCTTCAG CTTTTCAACGGGCCCCCTGAAGGACGCCCCCAACCTGATCTGTACCCCTCACACATCTTGGTACAGCGAGCAGGCTTCAGTCGAGGCGCGTGAAGAAGCAGCCAGAGAAGTGCGCCGGGCCATCACTG GACGAATCCCAGACAGCCTGAAGAACTGTGTCAATAAGGAGTATCTGATGGCCGCCTCCCAGTGGCCCCCCATGGAGGCAGCTCCTGTCCACCCAGAACTTAACGGAGCCGCCTACAG ATTTCCCTCAGCTCTGATCAACGTGGCGGCAGCAACGGGGGGGCTCCCAGGAGCGGGCCCCGGCGTTGAGAGCATGGTTTCAGGACCCCTGGCACACGCCATCGCCCCCGTCTCCCACCCCCCTCACGCCCCCTCCCCGGGGCAGCCCACTAAGGCTGAAGGCGACAGAGACATCCCCTCCGACCAATAG
- the ctbp1 gene encoding C-terminal-binding protein 1 isoform X2: MQGIRPPILNGPMHPRPLVALLDGRDCTVEMPILKDVATVAFCDAQSTQEIHEKVLNEAVAALLYHTITLSRDDLEKFKGLRVIVRIGSGFDNVDVKAAAELGIAVCNVPAASVEETADTSLCLILNLYRRVTWMHQALREGTRASSVEQIREVAGGAARIRGETLGIIGLGRVGQAVALRAKAFGFSIIFYDPYLPDGVERSLGLQRMATLQDLLIHSDCVSLHCSLNEHNHHLINDFTIKQMRQGAFLVNTSRGGLVDEKALAQALKEGRIRGAALDVHETEPFSFSTGPLKDAPNLICTPHTSWYSEQASVEAREEAAREVRRAITGRIPDSLKNCVNKEYLMAASQWPPMEAAPVHPELNGAAYRFPSALINVAAATGGLPGAGPGVESMVSGPLAHAIAPVSHPPHAPSPGQPTKAEGDRDIPSDQ, translated from the exons GTATCCGACCCCCCATCCTGAACGGGCCGATGCACCCACGGCCCCTGGTGGCCCTGCTGGATGGGCGCGACTGCACTGTGGAGATGCCCATCCTCAAAGACGTGGCCACCGTGGCTTTCTGCGACGCCCAGTCCACGCAGGAGATACACGAGAAG gtgttAAACGAAGCCGTGGCTGCTCTGCTGTATCACACTATAACTTTATCCAGAGACGACTTGGAAAAGTTTAAAGGCCTACGAGTCATCGTCAGGATTGGCTCCGGCTTTGACAACGTCGACGTCAAAGCAGCTGCTGAGCTCG GCATCGCGGTGTGTAACGTGCCGGCGGCCTCGGTGGAAGAGACGGCCGACACGTCGCTATGTCTGATCCTCAACCTGTACAGGCGGGTCACCTGGATGCACCAAGCCCTGAGGGAGGGGACCCGCGCCTCCAGCGTGGAGCAGATCAGGGAGGTGGCTGGAGGCGCCGCTCGGATCCGGGGCGAAACGTTGGGCATCATCGGTCTAG GGCGCGTTGGCCAGGCTGTGGCCCTGCGGGCCAAGGCGTTTGGATTTAGCATAATCTTTTATGACCCGTACCTTCCCGACGGCGTCGAGCGCTCGCTGGGCCTCCAGCGAATGGCCACGCTGCAGGACCTGCTCATACACTCTGACTGCGTGTCCCTGCACTGCAGCCTCAACGAGCACAACCACCACCTCATTAACGACTTCACCATCAAACAG ATGCGTCAAGGAGCTTTTCTGGTGAACACATCAAGAGGCGGACTGGTGGATGAGAAAGCTCTGGCTCAGGCCCTGAAGGAGGGCCGGATACGGGGAGCCGCCCTGGACGTGCACGAGACAGAGCCCTTCAG CTTTTCAACGGGCCCCCTGAAGGACGCCCCCAACCTGATCTGTACCCCTCACACATCTTGGTACAGCGAGCAGGCTTCAGTCGAGGCGCGTGAAGAAGCAGCCAGAGAAGTGCGCCGGGCCATCACTG GACGAATCCCAGACAGCCTGAAGAACTGTGTCAATAAGGAGTATCTGATGGCCGCCTCCCAGTGGCCCCCCATGGAGGCAGCTCCTGTCCACCCAGAACTTAACGGAGCCGCCTACAG ATTTCCCTCAGCTCTGATCAACGTGGCGGCAGCAACGGGGGGGCTCCCAGGAGCGGGCCCCGGCGTTGAGAGCATGGTTTCAGGACCCCTGGCACACGCCATCGCCCCCGTCTCCCACCCCCCTCACGCCCCCTCCCCGGGGCAGCCCACTAAGGCTGAAGGCGACAGAGACATCCCCTCCGACCAATAG
- the ctbp1 gene encoding C-terminal-binding protein 1 isoform X1: MALMDKTKHVKRQRLDRICEGIRPPILNGPMHPRPLVALLDGRDCTVEMPILKDVATVAFCDAQSTQEIHEKVLNEAVAALLYHTITLSRDDLEKFKGLRVIVRIGSGFDNVDVKAAAELGIAVCNVPAASVEETADTSLCLILNLYRRVTWMHQALREGTRASSVEQIREVAGGAARIRGETLGIIGLGRVGQAVALRAKAFGFSIIFYDPYLPDGVERSLGLQRMATLQDLLIHSDCVSLHCSLNEHNHHLINDFTIKQMRQGAFLVNTSRGGLVDEKALAQALKEGRIRGAALDVHETEPFSFSTGPLKDAPNLICTPHTSWYSEQASVEAREEAAREVRRAITGRIPDSLKNCVNKEYLMAASQWPPMEAAPVHPELNGAAYRFPSALINVAAATGGLPGAGPGVESMVSGPLAHAIAPVSHPPHAPSPGQPTKAEGDRDIPSDQ, from the exons GTATCCGACCCCCCATCCTGAACGGGCCGATGCACCCACGGCCCCTGGTGGCCCTGCTGGATGGGCGCGACTGCACTGTGGAGATGCCCATCCTCAAAGACGTGGCCACCGTGGCTTTCTGCGACGCCCAGTCCACGCAGGAGATACACGAGAAG gtgttAAACGAAGCCGTGGCTGCTCTGCTGTATCACACTATAACTTTATCCAGAGACGACTTGGAAAAGTTTAAAGGCCTACGAGTCATCGTCAGGATTGGCTCCGGCTTTGACAACGTCGACGTCAAAGCAGCTGCTGAGCTCG GCATCGCGGTGTGTAACGTGCCGGCGGCCTCGGTGGAAGAGACGGCCGACACGTCGCTATGTCTGATCCTCAACCTGTACAGGCGGGTCACCTGGATGCACCAAGCCCTGAGGGAGGGGACCCGCGCCTCCAGCGTGGAGCAGATCAGGGAGGTGGCTGGAGGCGCCGCTCGGATCCGGGGCGAAACGTTGGGCATCATCGGTCTAG GGCGCGTTGGCCAGGCTGTGGCCCTGCGGGCCAAGGCGTTTGGATTTAGCATAATCTTTTATGACCCGTACCTTCCCGACGGCGTCGAGCGCTCGCTGGGCCTCCAGCGAATGGCCACGCTGCAGGACCTGCTCATACACTCTGACTGCGTGTCCCTGCACTGCAGCCTCAACGAGCACAACCACCACCTCATTAACGACTTCACCATCAAACAG ATGCGTCAAGGAGCTTTTCTGGTGAACACATCAAGAGGCGGACTGGTGGATGAGAAAGCTCTGGCTCAGGCCCTGAAGGAGGGCCGGATACGGGGAGCCGCCCTGGACGTGCACGAGACAGAGCCCTTCAG CTTTTCAACGGGCCCCCTGAAGGACGCCCCCAACCTGATCTGTACCCCTCACACATCTTGGTACAGCGAGCAGGCTTCAGTCGAGGCGCGTGAAGAAGCAGCCAGAGAAGTGCGCCGGGCCATCACTG GACGAATCCCAGACAGCCTGAAGAACTGTGTCAATAAGGAGTATCTGATGGCCGCCTCCCAGTGGCCCCCCATGGAGGCAGCTCCTGTCCACCCAGAACTTAACGGAGCCGCCTACAG ATTTCCCTCAGCTCTGATCAACGTGGCGGCAGCAACGGGGGGGCTCCCAGGAGCGGGCCCCGGCGTTGAGAGCATGGTTTCAGGACCCCTGGCACACGCCATCGCCCCCGTCTCCCACCCCCCTCACGCCCCCTCCCCGGGGCAGCCCACTAAGGCTGAAGGCGACAGAGACATCCCCTCCGACCAATAG